From Saprospiraceae bacterium, one genomic window encodes:
- a CDS encoding NifU family protein, with translation METIQSKPAILLYTEQTPNPESLKFVSNRILYKGIAEFKDPDAAKGWSVLAEALFGLEYVKSVYISNNFVTITKKPGEEWHEIMIPAKEFIRSFIVENADKDFVSPDFEQHKREIEKQNSGADYNEEDQNTVTRIKEIIEQYVKPAVEMDGGNIEFKSYQDGVVTVYMQGSCSGCPSSTVTLKAGIEGLMKRMLPSVREVVAEAQ, from the coding sequence ATGGAAACCATCCAATCCAAACCAGCGATTTTGCTTTATACTGAGCAGACTCCCAATCCTGAGTCCCTGAAATTTGTGAGCAACAGAATTCTGTATAAGGGCATCGCAGAATTCAAGGATCCCGATGCGGCTAAAGGCTGGTCTGTGTTGGCTGAAGCCTTGTTTGGCCTGGAATATGTCAAATCCGTTTATATCTCAAATAATTTTGTGACCATTACTAAAAAACCCGGAGAAGAGTGGCATGAGATTATGATTCCGGCAAAAGAATTTATCAGAAGCTTTATTGTAGAAAATGCGGATAAAGATTTCGTTTCTCCTGATTTTGAACAACACAAAAGGGAGATTGAAAAACAGAACTCAGGAGCTGATTACAATGAAGAAGACCAAAATACGGTGACAAGGATCAAAGAAATCATCGAGCAATATGTCAAACCGGCCGTAGAAATGGACGGTGGAAATATTGAGTTTAAGTCCTATCAGGATGGGGTGGTGACAGTCTATATGCAGGGTTCCTGCAGTGGATGTCCTTCGAGCACTGTTACTTTAAAAGCTGGTATTGAAGGTCTGATGAAGAGAATGCTTCCTTCCGTCAGGGAGGTGGTGGCTGAAGCACAATGA
- a CDS encoding VOC family protein — protein sequence MENHFIQGGFNWADLTVPNADELRNFYSTVIGYSHTAIEMGGYEDYCMNSPVDGLTKTGICHAKGVNGNLPPVWLIYFNVKNLEESLEQVIALGGKIISPARSYGPGASYAVIQDPGGAYCALYQPS from the coding sequence ATGGAAAACCATTTTATACAAGGTGGATTTAATTGGGCAGATCTCACCGTTCCAAACGCGGATGAACTTAGAAATTTTTATTCAACTGTAATCGGCTATAGTCATACCGCCATTGAGATGGGTGGATATGAAGATTATTGTATGAACAGCCCGGTTGATGGATTGACCAAAACAGGAATATGTCATGCCAAAGGTGTAAATGGCAATTTGCCACCGGTTTGGTTGATCTATTTTAATGTAAAAAATCTTGAAGAGAGTTTAGAGCAAGTCATCGCTCTGGGTGGTAAAATTATTTCTCCTGCAAGATCCTACGGCCCCGGAGCAAGTTATGCCGTCATCCAGGATCCCGGAGGGGCTTATTGTGCCTTATACCAACCCAGTTAA
- a CDS encoding TolC family protein, which yields MSSIFWTLILTVWLFQLPAQESWSLQKCISLALKENLNLRLSRLTVENNKLNLTESKWLRAPDLNANLNTGVSVGRNIDPTTNLLINQDILFGSGGLNSSIALFQGFLIKHSIKQSRQNLVAGTEDYKQAENDLALLVASQFLNVLLAEERKQLALENLKIRQNTLNQVNILFEAGARPEADVLEARSQIAMVQQTLVQADNALQLAFLSLKQSMRLPADAPMVLEKIETNQDKWWTVESLDMEELIQTSSERLPMIKSARMRLEAAKTGERIARSVFYPSVFGSVSIGSRYSDAAALPKTFEFETITIPGILIDGKSVVFQQLNPRVTSTEVIPFSKQFDQFLGYSFGLGLNIPIFNKMRNWTNVKRSKLETQRNQIQLELQTEKLRQDITQAYTAAMAASKDFEAARVSADLANQSFNMTQKRFELGSASLFELGQSQSNRQITQFNQTISKYDLIFKIAVLEFYSGRELKL from the coding sequence ATGTCAAGCATATTTTGGACATTAATTTTAACAGTTTGGCTTTTTCAGCTTCCTGCCCAGGAATCCTGGAGCCTCCAAAAATGTATTTCTCTGGCTTTAAAGGAAAATCTGAATTTACGTCTGTCAAGACTGACCGTTGAAAACAACAAATTGAATTTGACCGAAAGCAAATGGCTTAGGGCTCCGGATTTAAATGCCAATTTGAATACAGGTGTCAGTGTAGGTCGTAACATTGATCCTACCACCAACTTACTGATCAATCAGGACATCCTTTTTGGAAGCGGCGGTTTAAACAGCAGCATTGCTTTGTTTCAAGGATTTTTAATTAAGCACAGCATTAAGCAATCCAGGCAGAATCTGGTGGCGGGTACCGAAGACTACAAACAAGCTGAAAACGATTTGGCTCTCCTTGTGGCAAGCCAATTTCTCAATGTTTTATTGGCGGAAGAAAGAAAACAACTTGCCCTCGAAAATTTGAAAATTCGCCAAAACACTTTGAATCAGGTCAATATATTATTTGAAGCAGGTGCAAGACCAGAGGCCGATGTGTTGGAAGCAAGATCTCAGATTGCCATGGTCCAGCAGACCCTGGTGCAGGCAGACAACGCACTTCAATTGGCCTTTCTAAGTTTGAAACAAAGCATGCGATTACCTGCAGATGCGCCAATGGTATTGGAAAAAATAGAAACAAATCAGGACAAATGGTGGACTGTTGAAAGTTTAGACATGGAAGAATTAATTCAGACATCCAGTGAAAGACTTCCGATGATAAAGTCCGCCCGTATGAGGCTGGAAGCAGCAAAAACCGGAGAGAGAATTGCACGATCCGTTTTTTATCCATCGGTTTTCGGAAGTGTTAGTATTGGTTCAAGGTATTCTGATGCCGCTGCTCTTCCCAAAACTTTTGAATTTGAAACCATAACCATTCCCGGCATATTAATTGATGGAAAATCTGTTGTTTTCCAACAGTTAAATCCTAGGGTGACCAGCACGGAAGTAATCCCTTTTAGCAAGCAATTTGATCAATTCTTAGGCTACAGTTTTGGTCTTGGATTGAACATTCCAATTTTTAACAAAATGCGCAATTGGACCAATGTGAAGAGATCCAAATTGGAAACCCAAAGAAATCAAATCCAACTTGAATTACAGACAGAAAAGTTGAGACAAGACATCACACAGGCTTACACCGCTGCCATGGCTGCTTCGAAAGATTTTGAGGCAGCAAGAGTTTCAGCAGATCTGGCAAACCAATCTTTTAACATGACCCAGAAGAGATTTGAGTTGGGTAGCGCAAGCCTTTTCGAATTGGGTCAGTCACAGAGCAACCGACAAATCACGCAGTTTAACCAGACGATCTCAAAATACGATCTAATCTTTAAAATAGCCGTTTTGGAATTCTATTCGGGCCGCGAATTGAAGTTGTGA
- a CDS encoding LysR family transcriptional regulator, which produces MNIQQLEYILALDRHRNFVKAASECNISQPTLSMMIKKLEDELNVVLFERHRSGVIPTKEGIEILQHASLVVQGLTNLKLCADELAEEISGELRIGIIPTLAPYLLPLFLKEFSEHSPKLKIQLKEMTTREITQSLKEGMLDLGLLATPLKDPDLKEIHLFLEEFYVYASENENLPKKKYLLPDDIDPNHLWLLEEGHCLRNQIFNLCELKKSVDSKQKLNYEAGSIETLIHLVDRNHGITIIPYLASVHLSGAQKKNLREFAIPKPAREISIVIRKSYPRKKILIHLKREILQALESDQKMKDLICKNKVPDQSLDCKNDCFTQADINKLNIQ; this is translated from the coding sequence ATGAATATTCAACAATTGGAATACATTCTTGCTTTGGATCGACACCGGAATTTCGTCAAAGCTGCGTCGGAGTGCAATATCTCCCAACCAACCCTTAGTATGATGATCAAAAAGTTGGAAGATGAGTTGAATGTAGTACTTTTTGAGCGTCACCGAAGCGGAGTCATACCTACAAAAGAGGGCATTGAAATTCTACAACATGCATCCTTGGTTGTCCAGGGTCTCACAAATTTGAAGTTGTGTGCCGATGAACTGGCTGAAGAAATTAGCGGAGAGCTTAGGATTGGCATTATTCCAACCCTGGCTCCCTATTTACTACCATTATTTCTAAAAGAATTCTCAGAACACTCTCCGAAACTAAAGATTCAGCTAAAAGAAATGACGACCCGTGAAATAACACAGTCCTTGAAAGAAGGAATGCTAGATTTAGGATTACTGGCAACGCCCCTCAAAGATCCTGATCTTAAAGAAATTCATTTGTTCTTAGAAGAATTTTATGTCTATGCCTCAGAGAACGAAAATCTTCCCAAAAAAAAATACCTCTTACCCGATGATATTGATCCGAATCATTTATGGTTACTGGAAGAAGGTCATTGCCTGAGGAACCAGATTTTCAATCTGTGTGAATTAAAGAAAAGTGTAGATTCCAAGCAAAAGCTCAATTATGAAGCTGGAAGCATTGAGACCTTGATTCACCTGGTGGATAGAAATCACGGCATTACAATCATTCCTTACCTTGCCTCAGTCCATTTAAGTGGGGCTCAGAAAAAAAATCTGAGGGAGTTTGCAATACCCAAACCCGCACGTGAAATTTCCATTGTCATTCGAAAATCATATCCAAGAAAAAAAATTCTCATACACTTAAAAAGAGAAATTCTCCAAGCATTGGAATCAGATCAAAAGATGAAAGATTTAATCTGTAAAAATAAAGTACCCGACCAAAGCCTTGACTGCAAAAATGATTGTTTTACACAAGCTGACATCAACAAATTAAATATCCAATGA
- a CDS encoding polysaccharide biosynthesis C-terminal domain-containing protein yields the protein MSDRKPLNESLGYTVLYYLGVMVGLFSTLWVYPRDLELYGIYGFLTNTASLFTPFITLGFGAVLIRYFPYDSQDGKGGSNVFSLVLLGYFMGAILFGLTFFFLKDHWLVWLPNADPAISNYLFWLFPLTLVFVFYDLIQTCSVNHQRIAFPALLVNSFKLILPVLFLLVVHDKLDHVSFIALVIGYYVVISAILLVSIYRMNPQMFKISLNLGKIKQLKPILSFAAFNVVSGVSAIMALRIDALMVAAFMGANSAGLFVLALFMSNAVFIPAQSLVDLLNPSVSLAAKTQDLSRLKNLYSRSVILMLIPTISLSLILWFSFEQLAGIMPNTDQILKLYWVLFFLLLARMMDAATGINHHIINYSKYYRIESILLLLLAISNIALNYWLIPIFGMKGAAAGTFISVGLYNALKSILIWKIFRLNPFTLDFVKLIGFIAAMVLFLFLIQNPLFGWVQIILNGIVVCLGFLYLILSTTISPDLKDRLLQLFQILKHWIKSN from the coding sequence ATGTCCGATCGCAAACCACTGAATGAAAGTCTGGGATACACTGTTTTATACTACTTGGGGGTAATGGTGGGTCTTTTTTCGACTTTGTGGGTATATCCCAGAGATCTTGAATTGTATGGTATTTATGGATTCCTGACCAATACTGCCTCTCTTTTTACTCCCTTTATTACCCTGGGTTTTGGAGCGGTGTTGATCAGGTATTTTCCCTACGATAGTCAGGATGGAAAAGGAGGATCCAATGTATTTTCTCTGGTATTGCTGGGTTATTTTATGGGCGCAATTCTTTTTGGATTGACTTTCTTTTTTCTAAAGGACCATTGGTTGGTGTGGCTACCCAATGCAGATCCTGCCATCTCAAATTACTTGTTTTGGCTTTTTCCACTTACCCTTGTTTTTGTTTTTTACGATCTGATTCAAACTTGTTCTGTCAACCATCAACGCATTGCCTTTCCCGCTTTGCTGGTCAATTCCTTTAAGCTTATCTTACCTGTTTTATTTTTATTGGTGGTGCATGACAAATTGGACCATGTCAGCTTTATTGCGCTAGTGATTGGCTATTATGTTGTCATCTCTGCCATATTGTTGGTTTCTATTTACAGGATGAACCCCCAAATGTTTAAAATCAGCTTAAACTTGGGTAAAATAAAACAGTTAAAGCCAATTTTGAGTTTTGCTGCCTTTAATGTGGTGAGCGGTGTATCAGCCATTATGGCACTTAGAATAGATGCATTGATGGTGGCTGCTTTCATGGGGGCGAATTCTGCTGGCTTATTTGTTTTGGCTTTGTTTATGTCGAATGCAGTATTTATTCCTGCCCAGTCCCTGGTGGACTTGTTGAATCCCTCAGTTTCGCTGGCCGCAAAAACCCAGGATCTTTCTCGCCTGAAGAATCTTTACTCAAGATCGGTTATTCTAATGCTGATTCCTACCATATCTTTGAGTTTAATTTTATGGTTTTCTTTTGAGCAACTGGCAGGAATCATGCCGAATACCGATCAAATTTTAAAATTGTATTGGGTCTTGTTTTTTTTATTGCTGGCGCGAATGATGGATGCAGCCACCGGAATCAATCACCATATCATCAATTATTCCAAATACTACCGCATTGAAAGTATTTTATTGCTTCTACTCGCAATCTCCAATATAGCTTTGAATTATTGGCTGATACCAATTTTTGGAATGAAAGGAGCAGCCGCCGGAACATTTATATCCGTGGGTTTGTACAATGCACTCAAATCAATCCTGATTTGGAAAATTTTTAGACTAAATCCCTTCACTTTGGATTTTGTAAAATTGATCGGATTTATTGCAGCAATGGTTTTATTCCTTTTTCTAATTCAAAATCCTCTCTTTGGCTGGGTACAAATTATTTTGAATGGCATTGTTGTTTGTCTGGGATTCCTCTATTTGATTTTATCCACTACTATCTCTCCGGATCTTAAAGACAGATTGCTCCAACTTTTTCAGATTTTAAAACATTGGATTAAATCAAACTAA
- the rffA gene encoding dTDP-4-amino-4,6-dideoxygalactose transaminase: MRFKLFVIVPLQLRHRSDKEMENILSVIQSGNLSGPGLWHRKCEQRFAEMLVNRKAILTHSCTAALEMCALLLDIQRGDEVIVPSYTFVSTANAFALRGATIRFADSMKDHPNIHMDSVLPLINERTRAIVPVHYGGMAVDLDPILELARQKNIILVEDAAHAIDSKYKGQALGTFGQMACFSFHDTKPIGCGEGGMLCINNSELIESALLIYEKGTNRQEFLAGRSKDYQWKSLGSSYCATELQAAVLMAQLEDSERIFKMRQNVWDRYMVNLQNNLKYACLPKLCQWGSYNTSVFYILFDTLKRREEVRNVLAKNEIQSAGHYLCLHRSPFMGPHNKDLCPNAESIEKRLLRLPIYSTLDLQMVDRICEVLLEITSV; encoded by the coding sequence TTGCGGTTTAAATTATTCGTTATCGTACCTCTTCAGTTGCGTCATCGCTCAGACAAAGAAATGGAAAATATTTTGTCTGTTATTCAGTCAGGAAATCTATCAGGTCCGGGATTATGGCATCGGAAATGTGAACAGCGCTTTGCTGAAATGTTGGTAAATCGAAAAGCGATATTGACCCACTCTTGCACAGCAGCGCTCGAAATGTGTGCCTTACTTTTGGACATCCAAAGAGGTGATGAGGTGATCGTTCCTTCTTACACCTTTGTTTCCACTGCCAATGCGTTTGCCCTTCGCGGTGCTACCATCAGGTTTGCAGATTCCATGAAGGACCATCCCAATATTCATATGGATTCAGTTTTGCCCTTGATCAATGAGAGAACCCGTGCCATCGTGCCTGTACATTATGGAGGAATGGCCGTCGATTTGGATCCTATTCTTGAATTGGCCCGCCAGAAGAACATCATTCTGGTGGAAGATGCCGCACACGCAATTGATTCAAAATACAAAGGACAGGCCCTTGGTACTTTCGGACAAATGGCTTGTTTCTCCTTTCACGATACAAAGCCCATTGGTTGTGGGGAAGGAGGTATGCTTTGTATAAATAATTCCGAACTGATTGAATCTGCTCTGCTGATTTATGAAAAGGGAACCAACCGACAAGAATTTCTGGCGGGAAGAAGTAAAGACTATCAATGGAAATCGCTCGGCTCCTCGTATTGTGCCACGGAATTACAGGCCGCAGTTTTGATGGCGCAATTGGAGGATTCAGAACGAATTTTCAAGATGAGACAAAATGTTTGGGATCGATATATGGTCAATTTGCAAAACAACTTAAAATATGCATGTCTGCCCAAATTGTGTCAATGGGGATCTTACAATACTTCTGTTTTCTATATTCTATTTGATACATTGAAAAGAAGAGAAGAGGTCAGAAATGTCTTGGCTAAAAATGAAATACAATCAGCAGGTCATTATTTATGTCTTCACCGTAGTCCTTTTATGGGTCCACACAATAAGGATTTATGTCCAAATGCTGAATCCATTGAGAAAAGATTGCTGAGGTTGCCTATTTACTCTACTTTGGATTTGCAAATGGTGGATAGAATTTGTGAGGTGTTATTGGAAATCACATCTGTCTAA
- a CDS encoding T9SS type A sorting domain-containing protein, whose amino-acid sequence MRVFFGFLFLIYGIIHPLQLVSQPTLHDCKPEELLIQVESEHYRSLMNFTPNPLTADYDLIYARLEFSIDPAVIFLDAKATLHFTPTVASIDSLVLDFSQKLNIEAIHFRNQIASFRWLDSFSLSIHLLDGLDIIHLDSIQIKYSGSPDQTGFGSFTNGVHMDTPVLWTLSEPYGARTWWPCKQDLTDKLDSLDVHIQCPKSYSAVSNGLLVNRQSNDSSATFHWRHRYPITAYLVGIAITNYQSFSDFVILESGDSLEIQNYVYPEALPEIRSQAHDVLEVMQLFNRLFGDYPFAKEQYGQAQFGWSGGIEHQTMSFMISFPYELVAHELAHQWFGNKVTCASWEDIWLNEGFATYLSGLCYQYLRPEWWPVFLNQRMARVTSEPGGTLRVDNTSDVSRIFNNRLTYAKAAMVLHQLRWILGDEVFFQAIRNYLNDPNLAYGYASTADLQHHFEVQSNRDLNDYFDAWYRKEGHPSYYLRWMDLKGMGVIITLEQTTSHPSNGFFKIPLPVRLFGQGKDSIVVLEQTENVNQYRISFDWVVDSVQIDPERWTISSNNETFNVVPSTNNPNSNFNFLLTNQGNQVLFDAEKILNQSNIYIKMYNHFGQLIFQKNSFPADHKIEMADFPPGVYFVYLAQDKNWQIEKFVKP is encoded by the coding sequence ATGAGAGTTTTTTTTGGATTTCTTTTTTTAATCTATGGTATCATCCATCCGCTTCAGTTAGTATCACAACCAACATTGCACGACTGCAAACCTGAAGAACTTTTGATCCAAGTGGAATCTGAACATTACCGCTCCCTAATGAACTTTACACCCAATCCTTTAACAGCCGACTATGATTTGATTTACGCCAGACTGGAATTCTCGATAGATCCTGCAGTTATTTTTTTAGATGCCAAAGCAACATTGCACTTTACGCCAACCGTTGCTTCCATTGACTCCTTGGTATTGGACTTTTCACAAAAACTAAACATTGAAGCGATTCATTTTAGAAACCAGATTGCTTCTTTTCGCTGGCTCGATTCATTTAGTTTGTCCATTCATTTATTAGATGGATTAGACATTATTCATTTGGACAGCATCCAAATAAAATATTCAGGGAGTCCTGATCAAACTGGATTTGGATCTTTTACAAATGGCGTTCACATGGACACACCGGTATTGTGGACCCTGTCCGAACCTTATGGGGCTAGAACCTGGTGGCCTTGTAAGCAGGACCTGACAGACAAACTGGATTCTTTGGATGTTCATATTCAATGTCCAAAATCCTACAGCGCTGTTTCAAATGGCCTTCTTGTCAATCGACAATCAAATGATAGTTCGGCAACTTTCCATTGGCGACACCGGTATCCCATTACCGCTTATTTGGTAGGAATCGCCATCACCAATTACCAGAGTTTTTCTGATTTTGTGATTTTGGAATCTGGAGATTCTTTGGAAATTCAAAATTATGTCTATCCCGAAGCGCTTCCTGAGATTAGGTCTCAGGCACATGATGTTTTAGAAGTAATGCAATTGTTCAACAGACTTTTTGGTGACTATCCATTTGCCAAAGAACAATATGGTCAGGCACAGTTTGGCTGGAGTGGTGGAATCGAGCATCAGACCATGAGTTTTATGATTTCTTTTCCTTATGAATTGGTAGCTCACGAATTGGCACATCAATGGTTTGGCAATAAAGTAACCTGTGCCAGTTGGGAAGACATCTGGCTTAATGAGGGATTTGCGACTTATTTGAGTGGCTTGTGTTATCAATATCTTCGCCCGGAATGGTGGCCGGTATTTTTAAATCAAAGAATGGCAAGGGTTACCAGCGAACCGGGAGGGACACTTAGGGTGGACAATACCTCAGATGTTTCCAGGATTTTTAACAATCGATTGACCTATGCAAAAGCGGCGATGGTGTTGCATCAATTGAGATGGATATTGGGTGACGAAGTTTTTTTTCAGGCCATCAGAAACTATTTGAATGATCCCAATCTCGCTTATGGATATGCATCAACGGCTGATTTGCAACACCATTTCGAAGTGCAGAGCAACAGAGATTTAAATGACTATTTTGATGCTTGGTACAGGAAAGAAGGACATCCATCCTATTATTTGAGATGGATGGATTTGAAAGGAATGGGAGTTATTATTACCCTTGAACAAACCACTTCGCATCCAAGCAATGGATTTTTCAAAATCCCCTTACCCGTCCGTCTTTTTGGTCAAGGAAAGGATAGCATTGTGGTTTTAGAGCAGACCGAAAATGTCAATCAATACCGCATATCTTTTGATTGGGTGGTGGATTCGGTACAGATCGATCCTGAGCGATGGACCATTTCATCCAACAATGAAACATTTAATGTGGTCCCAAGTACCAATAATCCAAATTCCAATTTTAATTTTCTCCTCACAAACCAAGGCAATCAAGTTTTATTTGATGCTGAAAAAATATTGAATCAGTCAAATATTTATATCAAAATGTACAACCATTTTGGTCAGTTGATTTTTCAAAAGAATAGCTTTCCTGCGGATCATAAAATAGAGATGGCTGACTTTCCACCTGGAGTTTATTTTGTGTATTTGGCACAAGATAAGAATTGGCAAATCGAGAAATTTGTGAAACCATAA
- a CDS encoding gliding motility-associated C-terminal domain-containing protein yields MGIAICWMAGLRTQAQPLQFWDESESMKLRDINVYPIPNQEGWTIMGHSADSGLVLAKFDHCGKMIDHNYYKLQNHTMSQLYTSKFSEVSNTILLAQILKDNSGNEMIRLAQTDASGLSLSIPSLFSIPGMKHYKNPIIRYLQNQNRIVFTVNAAAEEPNYSGYIFFMDPFFSIQNSAVLDSNHIIHGVIPTSDTSFNLTIDDRLVVSMDQNATIHFSYQLDSCFYHLDAFHPNTNNNFIFGGRYKKDGVDHGIVILSLDDSLRLVRFSRDLLTFDPTFNPRMKFVGSNLVVNYLRTNLAGFSGFHLVNLGSGFNTVNSNSLVRRNTDLFPVCFDFAFSRDESFFVLAGNVDLNRRYFHAKLGIDFKLNDTTCIYRDQFLDGRSSYAINTFSQDTFAGVSSSAVPGFTTNSTAGVPMKTIDYDFDRVCSYFDYKTGTSVVKGCVGDFIGIQAEMPVLYADLDRENKYTSYLWYPNIEEPGRSSRQITIQVPHDPVTVRTIYCQDSIEFMYMVEEEPCVDFPNVFYPASDEPINKDFNPVYRVDSMGNHINNVDRVNFEIYNRWGKKIFSSTNPAATWDGNDNGNPAPMDSYIYFLEVFYKNNQRRQFKGIFSLVR; encoded by the coding sequence ATGGGAATTGCCATCTGTTGGATGGCGGGATTGAGAACACAGGCACAACCTCTTCAGTTTTGGGATGAATCTGAAAGCATGAAATTAAGAGACATCAATGTTTATCCCATACCCAATCAGGAAGGTTGGACCATCATGGGACATTCTGCAGATTCTGGATTGGTGCTGGCCAAATTTGACCACTGCGGAAAAATGATAGACCATAATTATTACAAGTTGCAAAATCATACCATGTCGCAATTGTACACCAGCAAGTTTTCGGAAGTTTCAAATACCATATTGCTGGCACAAATATTAAAAGACAACTCGGGAAATGAAATGATTCGCCTGGCTCAAACCGATGCATCCGGTTTGAGTCTAAGCATTCCTTCCTTGTTTTCCATTCCGGGAATGAAGCATTACAAAAATCCCATCATTCGCTATTTGCAAAATCAAAACAGGATTGTTTTTACTGTGAATGCAGCTGCTGAAGAACCCAACTATTCTGGTTATATTTTTTTCATGGATCCTTTCTTTTCCATTCAAAATTCGGCAGTTCTGGATAGCAATCACATCATTCACGGAGTCATTCCAACTTCTGATACTTCTTTCAACTTGACCATCGATGATCGTCTGGTTGTTTCCATGGATCAAAATGCTACCATTCATTTTAGTTACCAATTGGATTCCTGTTTTTATCATCTGGATGCTTTCCATCCCAACACCAACAATAATTTTATTTTTGGAGGACGTTACAAAAAAGATGGGGTTGATCATGGAATCGTCATTTTATCTTTGGATGATTCCTTGAGATTGGTCAGGTTTAGCAGAGACCTTTTGACGTTTGATCCGACCTTTAATCCAAGGATGAAATTTGTGGGATCCAATTTGGTGGTCAATTATCTGCGCACCAATTTAGCTGGTTTCAGTGGATTTCATTTGGTCAATCTGGGCTCAGGATTCAATACAGTCAATAGCAATTCCCTCGTCCGAAGAAATACCGATCTCTTTCCAGTTTGTTTTGATTTTGCTTTTTCAAGAGATGAATCGTTTTTTGTATTGGCTGGAAATGTGGATTTGAACAGAAGATATTTTCATGCAAAGTTGGGCATTGATTTTAAACTCAATGACACGACTTGTATCTACCGGGATCAGTTTCTGGACGGTAGAAGCAGCTATGCCATCAACACTTTTTCGCAGGATACTTTCGCCGGAGTAAGCAGCAGTGCTGTACCCGGTTTCACAACCAATTCCACCGCTGGTGTTCCCATGAAAACCATCGACTACGACTTTGATCGCGTATGCAGTTATTTTGATTATAAAACTGGAACTTCAGTTGTAAAGGGTTGTGTAGGAGACTTTATTGGCATTCAGGCTGAAATGCCGGTATTGTATGCAGATCTTGACCGCGAGAACAAATACACCAGCTATTTGTGGTATCCCAACATTGAAGAACCAGGCAGGTCCAGCAGACAGATTACAATTCAGGTACCACACGATCCGGTTACTGTGCGCACCATCTATTGCCAGGACAGCATCGAATTTATGTACATGGTGGAGGAAGAACCATGCGTGGATTTTCCAAATGTATTTTATCCTGCATCTGATGAACCGATCAATAAGGATTTTAACCCGGTTTATAGAGTGGATTCAATGGGCAACCACATCAACAATGTGGATAGAGTTAATTTTGAAATATACAACCGCTGGGGAAAAAAGATTTTTTCTTCCACCAATCCTGCTGCGACCTGGGATGGAAATGACAATGGTAATCCTGCACCAATGGACTCCTACATTTATTTTCTGGAAGTATTTTACAAAAACAATCAGCGCCGCCAGTTTAAAGGAATTTTCTCGCTGGTGAGGTAA